The genomic window AACTTATTCTTTTGATGTTTAATTTCTGAAAAATGTTTTGATCACTATGCAAAGCATGTCCCTGGCTCCCTGCGTTCGACATTTTCAGTGGGTTGGCCGCGAACTTGTTTGACGTGTTTGACACCGGCCGTCGGACTTACATGTTGGACGGCGACGAGGGATGGTTGCCAAAACTCGGCATGCTTCGCGCCGGCGGAGTCCTCGCCGAACTCGACGTGCTTTCCGCTGGCGGAGTCCTCGCCGAACTCGACGTGCTTCCAGCCGAAGAAGTTCTCGTCGCACTTGTCCTCCGCATATGACTCATGCTGGCATGGTGACAATAGTTTCTGCTTAGTTGTTGCAGTCAATCATATACGAGTGTGGTTAATTAGATTCCAGTGCATGCAACCCAAACGTCATAATCATCTATTCTCAGTAATTCGCTCGTAAAAACAAACTAAACCAAATTAGTTAATGTTATATTAATGACTATCTCGTTTCTAAGAATAAGACTCCTGGGATTATTACGATTCCAACTAATCTAAATTTCCACCTACCAAACGCAGCCTAAACGGAAACGAGGTAGTACCAACGAAAATCTACTGGTAAATCAAAACGGGTCCGACTCTCTTCCCGGGTCGGGCCTACATAGACCTAGGTGtcctctcccttcccttcccggtcaccgccgccgcccctgaAGCCTCGGTTCCAACAGCCGCGCCGGCGACATGACTCCTCCTCCGCCCAAAGGTTCGTGCTTTTCGTCTTCTCCTTATCCTTCtagggaggaagaggaagaccCCTACCTCCTTTGCCATCTGACGTCGCGACGATGAATGGTTGGTTGGTTGCAGAGCTGCCGGGGTTCTACTACGACCCGGAGAAGAACCGCTACTTCCCCATCAGGGGCCCCATCCCCGGTGCCGCCACCCGccgccctccccctccccctcccccaacTCCACCGCCCGCACAAGGATGCAGCAGGAAGAGGGCGAGGCGGCCGGAGCTGCTCCTCGCCAGGGAGATGTACGGCGGCGGGGTgatcatctccaacaagacGACCAGGTCCACATTCAAGCAGCAGTGCCAGTACGCGCAGGCGTCCCAGCCGATGGTAATAGCCGGAGCGAGCTTCTATTTCCTGTAGCTTAGTCTCTTTGAGTTTTGATCATCATGCTGTTTGCCAGGTCTGGAAGTTCCAAGGCACGACCTTTGTGCCTGACAAGGCGCTGGAACAATTGCACGCCATGGTTCAGACACCGGAAGGAATGAAGGAGTCCAGGATACTAGTGACCGGCAGCATGAATGGTTCAATTCGGTAAGGTTCTTCATCAGTCGAAATTTGTTCCTTCTTTTTTGCTTTCAAGTACTGAGTAATTAGGACATTACCGTGTATTGCTAGAAATTATAGTATTTGCTTTGCCGAGGCTATCTTGGTATCATATCACAACCGCATTATCTGCTTGCACTGTTGCACATTGTCTTTCATCTTGGATCATTATTTGCTCTGAGAGAACACACACTggttattatttatctttcaagTCTCACAATTCGTCAATCTATTTTATCCGTTGATGCTCTATAGTTCTCTGTAAGAACATGAGTCATGGCCATACTGGTGTTTAACATCACGGCATATTTTTCTATAATCGTCTGGCAGATTATATGGATTAGGGAGTTCCCTGAATAACTTTGGGAACGAGATAGAATATTTGCCCCAACCTGCTTGGACTCCCTTGGAAAAGCAGAAGGCAGGAATAAATTCGGCACTTCCGAGCATCTGGTCATCGGAAGAAGCCTTCTCAAACTTCTCATCCAGTATAACCTGTGTGAAAAAGTTTGGATGCCACTTCCCTGATGCAGCCAACACCAATTCATCAGTTCAGCGAGCATTGTATCCTAAATTCGTTGTTTCTTCTATTATTTATATTATTGCTGTTGCCATAATTGCAAATATTTAGAAGTATGCTTTTTAGTTTCTTTGTTATTATCTGGAAATATGTTATGAGCTTGGGTCACTTGACATTGTGAAACATGGTGGCTACTCTTGGATCTGGAGAATCTGGTGGCTCTGTATATATTATGGATTTTTCTGATGCAATTGACTCGTCAATGGGATCATGGAATGCCTATAGAAGAAATATGCAAGTTGCTTCACTTGATCGTACAGTGTGGACAGTTGATTGTAATTCTGATGGTACACTGGCAGCTTTTGGTGAGTTGATTGAGTTGGGGCTTAATTGTATGCTGCAGCTGAAATTTCCCTAGTACATGGATgcacattttttatttgtatCTTGTTTCCGTTCCACCTTTGTGTTACATAACACTATCATGTTGGATGCATTGAGAAATCTGACAATTTTCTGCTGAATTAACATTCTTGGAATTCGTAAGGATTTAAACCTGGCACCTGAGCATAGAATCTATATAGAAAGACCGGCTTGTGTTGATACTTGACCCTATATACTTTTGTTCCGCCATAACCCTGTTAAGATTGGGGTCTGTAATGGCGTTTGTGCAATTTTAAAGTTCGGTTGTTGCTTTAGTTGGAGGAATTATGTTAGTTGTCATCCCAAGTTCTACTCATTCTTACAGTTTTTGCAGCATGCAAAGAGTCCGCTTCTGTTACTGGCATAGCTTGGGATTCACTTTCACTTGTTCGTCTTATTTCTAGGTATGGACCATGGTGCCGGTTTGCTCGATTTGGAAACAACGGCATTATCATGGTTATGTCGCTCTAAAAGTGACATTCTTTCCCTGATATTTGTGCACTCGGTAATAATTTAAATGTATATATAATATTCCTCCCAATGTAACATATTCAGTTATCATTTTGTGGCTTGTGTCGTCATGAGAGGTATTGAAAACTTTTGCCAATTCTCTGGTCTGTGGTTTGCTTACCAAGACATTTGTTTCCTCACTTTCCATTTAGCTTAATTCAATGTGTCTGCTGCATGATTACATGCTTCCTGAAAATCctgttaaaaaaagaaatatgctaCCAATTTGTTTTATgtgctaaactgaataaatacCTTTCTAATGGCATCATATGTTATAATATGCAGGTATAAGTTTTTATGGGTTTTGTACTTGCTTGTTAAACCTGTATGCATGTTATGGTTACTTCAGTATTCACTATTACATGCCATTCCTGTCTCTGCTATCCCCACTGAACTTTCTCACTCTTTTAAGGGAAATGTGGTGCTATGTGGTCTACGGAATGGAAGTATAACCCCTGTTGATGTACGGCAAAAGCACCATCATCATCCTACTGGACTAGCTTCACCTACCACTGCTAGGAGGACAGTTCCCATGCTGTCCACAAGGCGTGATGGAAGATGGAGAAACCAGGTGTGCAATTCGAGTAAAGAACATGCATTTTTACCATACATATTCACAGCGTGGAATTAATTGATTCAGTCATTTAAGTGGTTGTCTGGGACACACGACAGGAGAAGCAATTTTTGTAACAATACACAGAACAAGATTTTTTTAGAGCACTGTGTTCACATGACATTGTAAAAGGTCAAAAAGATGGGCAAAGTTTAGCAAATTTCTAGCTTCACAACTGCAACCTGTGTTTAGTTTAGCCATTTATGAATCTCCATCTCTTAGACTGGTCAAGATAGGTTCCTCCCAATTGACACAAGACTGGAATAAAATGGTATGttggaaaaataataattttaaatgCGTGATTTGCTAGTATAGGTCATCAAGAATGTAATGCAATTGTTGTATCTTGGAAAATATCATGCAGGCTGAGAAGGCAAAATGTTCAAGAGTTATTTCTATGTCCTCGGCAGTTTGCAGGTAGCACTAATGTTCTTTCCTTGGTGTTACTCTTTATTGAACATTGCCTAAGTTCCCTATTGCTGAAATTGACATTGTTACACAGCTTGGTTGCTCTCTCATCAGATGAGAACTACTTCTTAGGAAGCTCCATGGATGGATCTGTAAGTTATACTCGTCCATTTTTTGATGTTATGAGCAAGTGTACATGAAAATGTGCTCAGAATCTCCCAGGATCGATTTCTTTCAAAACTGGAATTGTTTGCTTACACCTCAATGTGGTAACAAGATGTTAGCTAGAGTTGTGGTTGGCCCTTTCCTCCTTAGCTGTTGTAATGTGCCAGAATTGAAATTTCACCCTGTACACATCTTGCATAGAAATAATTTTTACAACAGATGTTTCATTCATCTTTATTTCATTGTCTGCATATTGAAGTGACACTACATTATATGCACAACAAATTGGACATGAATacatttttcaaatttttggaGGGCAAACAACTCCCGTCATTGTGAACTAGTTATGAGTTCTGTCTCATCTGAAATTATTGCCTATGAAGTGAAAGCCTATATGTGTTTTTGTACCTGTTTATGATTAAGAAGTTGAGGTTTACATGCAACAACTTAAGAGTTATTTTGTTGTCATACAGATCAAACTCTTTGATCTCCGTCTCATTCAGAATGGAGGTATACAGTCGTATGAGGGGCATGTGAACTCACACACACATTTACCACTTGTTGTTGATCCATCCGAGACCTTACTTATGTCAGGTTTGTTCATTCTTAGCTCTAGACTTCACTGTGTGTACCTACCAATAAGTgtttttgttatttatttttgccATGTATTGCTAGGAGGGATGCTTTTTTGAGATAACTCGTTGAAACCTGAAGTAGTTATTAGATTGGTAAATCTTACGCAAAAGTTTGTTTGCATTTCCACTTGATCACCTCAATCCATCCAGTGCTGTAGTGGAAGGGCTCTGGCTTCCTGCATGGCTGCATCAGGAATCCTGATTTTGTGGTCAAATGCTGCATGATTATATCACCAAGGGATGTGGATTAATGCTGAGTTATTAGTAGCCTAGGCTGAATCGtgatttgtaaaattatttgtgTAGCTAGTTCATATCTCAACATATtaattcatacttcaagggCATCAAATTGTATTTACGGTACATCTTTATTAATTACTAGGTGGGGAGGACTGCACTGTTCGCATCTGGAGCATCAAAACAGGCGAGCTAATATTTGCACACAGCGTGACTGATACTCTCTTCACGGCACTTTGTTGGCCAGAAAGCAGCCGTGGCTCTTTGCTGTTTGATCTGAACCACAGCTGGGGAGCTTGGTTGGGATCACGTGACGGCTTGTTTTATATGCACGGTACTTAGGTGGTTGTGCACTAGTACTGACTTGGAGCCCTGGAGGAAATGGTGGCTGTATTCTCAAAGAAGTATCAGAGGCGATTGAAATCTGTTGTTGCATGAAGGAGtttgaagaatttttttctCGAGCTGCCATGACGGCAGAGTATACTGGTGTTGCTGGTGCTGTTCTCTGAGGAAGATAATTTTTGGAAGTCGACGTTACCTAGGAGATCTGCACTTTATAGTCATCGGCCATATTGTTCCGTTGTTTGTCTTAGTGATAGGTAGGTCAGCTGTCTAGCTAGGAACCAGGTTTTCGTTCAGACAATAGGCCGTAGTGTGCCATATGTTTTGTTAAGATGGTAGTTCAGTGTACCGTAAAAGGGAATGGAATAGTCATGATGTCTCTTGCAAGTCAATACTTTTGTTGGAATCTCATGCCTTGTATATCTATCTGCTCAGGGGAATAAAGCATTGCAGTGCCCTCTGAATTTTGCACAAGCCACGCCACTACTTCCCTGAACTCCTTTTGGTGTTTTACTTCACACAAGTGATGCCACTGTTTCACAGATTGATGCATTTTTCAGAATTTTGCATCTATAGAACTGCT from Phragmites australis chromosome 14, lpPhrAust1.1, whole genome shotgun sequence includes these protein-coding regions:
- the LOC133890762 gene encoding uncharacterized protein LOC133890762; its protein translation is MTPPPPKELPGFYYDPEKNRYFPIRGPIPGAATRRPPPPPPPTPPPAQGCSRKRARRPELLLAREMYGGGVIISNKTTRSTFKQQCQYAQASQPMVWKFQGTTFVPDKALEQLHAMVQTPEGMKESRILVTGSMNGSIRLYGLGSSLNNFGNEIEYLPQPAWTPLEKQKAGINSALPSIWSSEEAFSNFSSSITCVKKFGCHFPDAANTNSSVQRALVATLGSGESGGSVYIMDFSDAIDSSMGSWNAYRRNMQVASLDRTVWTVDCNSDGTLAAFGMDHGAGLLDLETTALSWLCRSKSDILSLIFVHSGNVVLCGLRNGSITPVDVRQKHHHHPTGLASPTTARRTVPMLSTRRDGRWRNQAEKAKCSRVISMSSAVCSLVALSSDENYFLGSSMDGSIKLFDLRLIQNGGIQSYEGHVNSHTHLPLVVDPSETLLMSGGEDCTVRIWSIKTGELIFAHSVTDTLFTALCWPESSRGSLLFDLNHSWGAWLGSRDGLFYMHGT